In a single window of the Littorina saxatilis isolate snail1 linkage group LG5, US_GU_Lsax_2.0, whole genome shotgun sequence genome:
- the LOC138966545 gene encoding F-box/LRR-repeat protein 12-like gives MATSTIHIGRLPDNILLEILSYLPVKDRCISGRVCRRWRKIVADNSLWRHVDLLPYKLNLHKMWKIIRAHLSECLQTLRIASMYFHSKTRAEVKPALSLAMLKDLQERCPSLAWLHLEPGRVTEIPNASLLPSSLTHLTLRKCFWEPHWLKGSAEHFSNLVYLDLSNTVRVDNHDMKDIGQFTQLRTLKLDNCYRLSEPGLQEIAKTLTSLTSLSLQCCDTTDLVVHHMARHLTALRDVDLSGSKSLTESCLPSLVEGLTDLEQLSLNNCKNITANALMPLQESTSLRRISLVHVDAPILESDVAPWRENMPHCTINIAV, from the exons ATGGCGACTTCCACTATTCACATAGGAAGGCTTCCAGACAACATTTTGCTCGAAATTCTGTCCTATCTTCCCGTGAAAGATCGTTGCATTAGCGGAAG AGTTTGTCGTCGCTGGAGGAAAATTGTAGCAGATAATTCCTTGTGGCGCCATGTGGACCTCTTGCCATACAAGCTGAACCTGCACAAGATGTGGAAGATTATTCGAGCCCATCTGTCTGAGTGTCTTCAAACGCTACGCATTGCCAGCATGTATTTCCATTCAA aaACTCGTGCTGAAGTGAAACCTGCGCTGTCACTGGCAATGCTGAAAGATCTGCAGGAGCGATGCCCGTCGTTGGCATGGTTACACTTGGAGCCAGGAAGAGTAACCGAAATACCCAAcgcctctctccttccctcctctctgACCCATTTGACCTTGAGGAAGTGCTTCTGGGAGCCTCATTGGTTAAAAGGCAGCGCAGAACACTTCAGTAACCTCGTCTACCTGGATCTTAGCAATACCGTGCGTGTGGACAATCATGACATGAAGGATATCGGCCAGTTCACCCAACTTCGCACGCTCAAGTTGGACAACTGTTACAGGCTGAGCGAACCAGGTTTGCAGGAAATTGCAAAGACCTTGACCTCTCTAACGTCCTTGAGTCTGCAGTGTTGTGACACCACTGACCTTGTGGTGCACCACATGGCGCGCCATTTGACCGCATTGCGAGATGTGGATCTGTCAGGTTCTAAGTCCCTCACTGAGTCTTGTTTGCCATCGCTAGTGGAAGGCTTGACTGATTTAGAACAGCTTTCGCTGAATAACTGTAAGAATATTACTGCGAATGCTCTCATGCCATTGCAAGAGAGTACAAGTTTGAGGAGAATTTCTTTGGTGCATGTAGATGCTCCCATTTTGGAGAGCGATGTTGCCCCTTGGCGTGAGAACATGCCACATTGCACCATTAATATTGCTGTGTGA